Proteins from one Halovivax limisalsi genomic window:
- a CDS encoding ABC transporter ATP-binding protein, which produces MSSQHTLERRAESTGASDESDVALELDDVAASYGAERVIERCSLQVYDGEILTLLGPSGCGKTTTLRLIAGLETPDAGRVRLYDETVAGDEAFVAPEDRNVGVVFQEFALFPHLTVRENVAFGIDDWDRDARESRVDELLDLVGLPEQAGAYPDELSGGQQQRVALARSLAPEPAILLLDEPFSNLDVDLRVEMREEVRRIIKSAGVTAVSVTHDQEEALSISDRVAVMADGTLEQVGVPEQVFQHPKSRFVAGFLGHASFLSGTVQGDHVETALGPVRRDAVSGLVETYDRTEIDLLVRPDDVTAYPASEVETDGEVVYRRYLGPTILYRVALDDGETVECMHNHSDRIELGERVAVRVTADHELAWFPASQRDEAPEATTESDRAAPGSAIEAARDEPAESAGVPGEAGPVEPTDD; this is translated from the coding sequence ATGTCCAGCCAACACACACTCGAGCGGCGGGCGGAGTCGACCGGCGCGTCGGACGAGTCCGACGTCGCGCTCGAACTCGATGACGTCGCTGCCTCCTACGGCGCCGAACGCGTCATCGAGCGCTGTTCGCTGCAGGTCTACGACGGCGAAATTCTGACGCTGCTAGGGCCGTCAGGCTGCGGCAAGACGACGACCCTCCGGCTGATCGCCGGGCTCGAAACGCCCGACGCCGGTCGCGTTCGACTGTACGACGAGACGGTGGCCGGCGACGAGGCCTTCGTCGCCCCCGAGGATCGCAACGTCGGCGTCGTCTTCCAGGAGTTCGCGCTCTTTCCGCACCTGACCGTGCGCGAGAACGTCGCGTTCGGCATCGACGACTGGGATCGCGACGCGCGCGAGTCGCGCGTGGACGAACTGCTCGATCTGGTCGGCCTCCCGGAGCAGGCGGGGGCCTACCCCGACGAACTCTCGGGCGGGCAGCAACAGCGGGTGGCGCTCGCGCGGTCGCTCGCCCCCGAACCGGCGATCCTCTTGCTCGACGAACCCTTCTCGAACCTCGACGTCGACCTCCGGGTTGAGATGCGCGAGGAGGTCCGCCGGATCATCAAGTCCGCCGGCGTCACCGCCGTCTCCGTCACCCACGACCAGGAGGAGGCGCTGTCGATCTCCGATCGCGTCGCGGTCATGGCCGACGGGACGCTCGAACAGGTCGGCGTCCCCGAGCAGGTCTTTCAGCACCCGAAATCTCGCTTCGTCGCCGGCTTCCTCGGCCACGCGAGCTTCCTCTCGGGGACGGTCCAGGGCGATCACGTCGAGACCGCGCTCGGCCCCGTTCGGCGCGACGCCGTCAGCGGCCTCGTCGAGACCTACGACCGCACGGAGATCGACCTCCTCGTCCGCCCCGACGACGTCACGGCTTACCCCGCGAGCGAGGTGGAGACCGACGGGGAAGTCGTCTACCGCCGGTATCTCGGCCCGACGATCCTCTATCGCGTCGCGCTCGACGACGGCGAGACCGTCGAGTGCATGCACAACCACTCGGATCGGATCGAATTGGGCGAGCGCGTCGCCGTCCGCGTGACGGCCGACCACGAACTCGCCTGGTTCCCCGCGAGTCAGCGAGACGAGGCGCCGGAAGCGACGACCGAGTCGGACCGGGCGGCGCCCGGCAGCGCGATCGAGGCCGCCCGAGACGAGCCGGCCGAGTCCGCGGGCGTGCCGGGCGAGGCCGGCCCGGTCGAGCCGACCGATGACTGA
- a CDS encoding DUF5793 family protein, translated as MRREHFTLDVENVDWVGTDGEPRKPSVTIDFEGSGSDLESRLTGPDGELLAADETDVALRLQEEADDGPGVVSVTERITGDFVLELNVDADDVIRFITAARRYGEAAGDESGRYEVTLSIDGEPFVTYEKRTFLVYDDEGSLLRKQSLIPGGVEL; from the coding sequence ATGAGGCGCGAACACTTCACGCTCGACGTCGAGAACGTCGACTGGGTAGGAACCGACGGCGAGCCGCGAAAACCGTCGGTAACGATCGACTTCGAAGGCTCCGGATCGGATCTCGAATCGCGCCTCACCGGCCCCGACGGCGAACTGCTCGCCGCGGACGAAACGGACGTCGCGCTCCGGCTGCAGGAGGAGGCCGACGACGGCCCCGGCGTGGTCAGCGTCACCGAGCGGATCACCGGCGACTTCGTCCTCGAGTTAAACGTTGACGCCGACGACGTCATCCGCTTTATCACCGCCGCCCGCCGCTACGGCGAAGCCGCCGGCGACGAGAGCGGGCGCTACGAGGTGACGCTCAGTATCGACGGCGAGCCGTTCGTCACCTACGAAAAGCGCACCTTCCTCGTCTACGACGACGAGGGGAGCCTGCTCCGAAAGCAGAGTCTGATCCCCGGCGGCGTCGAACTCTGA
- a CDS encoding DUF7527 domain-containing protein, translated as MDSRTQARVERWESRPFDGDELPALADADFSGAVTAAGTWLFVLNGRVVGVVDGRITDVHGTSGTIYEAPEDVLPLLLAMLETGGESRGTYYTNETSLAEVDRTLQQGSFTGYVELSEQVLSGDYYAVYYGGKRMSAAYIGNAERLVTGEEAFERADDEVGLYEVVDVDVEVTDVPGHRDSAAAPTSDADGSRSGPATATDSTATNDASAGASDGGNGAPASGAETDATVDARGDAASASSDPSADDAADPTGTDQSQATGGEPVDPLAESAPDPGSAAAEDPEGTTPDPTADSGSDSVVAAEPTSDASDGVTTDAASRTGATEPADASDQSPGGESSEDSATGSEPVADDAATAAGRSESFDETDIGPDEGDGDAAAGASEATGTGRDASPANRPAPGAGDRADADGRAEPDDRPDADDPTGHADPGADRAAGPRTGAEPEADASEGEHDERFKEEARWRETRQIPSIDPENSRPDPSAGRERRAPSERSQTTEPARPADGQSPEPAEGADTGSVADGSATDTVASTDRALRSDMLEREDKIDRLTQRVTEIEAEKDELEAERDRLAGENEELRERIADLESQLRSLEAERDSQRASAGGHGSRAGSAGVDGSPETGSPAATGSATLTPAEALAGTNVFVRYASKSQPTLEAAHDGDGSRSDVVENLQLERHTGFDASRATVGDASYDEFLEGTVQYRFVRWLVETALFEIRETGNAAGLADLYDAIPRIDRVELDATISLEDDDTENVPDRVTFDLAAFDKRGTPLVVANCNDSRDPADRSMLESLEAEASAVCANYPALGGAVAVTSSFFEPGALEFAEEATSSGLLNRSSKRSHVSLSRKQGYHFCLVESRSGGFHVTVPEL; from the coding sequence ATGGACTCACGTACGCAAGCGCGCGTCGAGCGCTGGGAGTCGCGCCCGTTCGACGGGGACGAACTGCCCGCGCTCGCCGACGCCGATTTCTCCGGCGCCGTGACGGCCGCCGGCACCTGGCTGTTCGTCCTGAACGGCCGGGTCGTCGGCGTCGTCGACGGCCGGATCACGGACGTTCACGGAACGAGCGGGACGATCTACGAGGCCCCCGAGGACGTCCTTCCCCTCCTGCTCGCGATGCTCGAAACCGGCGGTGAGAGCCGCGGGACGTACTACACTAACGAGACCTCGCTGGCCGAGGTCGACCGCACGCTGCAACAGGGATCGTTCACCGGCTACGTCGAGTTGAGCGAACAGGTCCTCTCCGGGGACTACTACGCCGTCTACTACGGCGGCAAGCGCATGTCCGCGGCCTACATCGGCAACGCCGAACGCCTCGTCACCGGCGAGGAGGCCTTCGAGCGCGCCGACGACGAGGTCGGCCTCTACGAGGTCGTCGACGTCGACGTCGAGGTCACCGACGTTCCCGGACACCGGGATTCCGCAGCCGCCCCGACGTCCGACGCCGACGGTAGCCGGTCCGGCCCGGCGACCGCCACCGACTCGACCGCGACGAACGACGCCTCGGCGGGAGCGTCTGACGGTGGGAACGGTGCACCCGCGAGCGGTGCGGAAACGGACGCGACGGTCGACGCGCGGGGGGACGCCGCGAGCGCGTCGAGCGATCCGAGCGCGGACGACGCCGCGGATCCGACCGGGACGGACCAGTCCCAGGCAACGGGCGGGGAACCGGTCGATCCCCTCGCCGAGTCGGCGCCCGATCCCGGAAGCGCCGCGGCGGAAGACCCGGAGGGTACCACACCCGATCCGACGGCGGATTCGGGTTCGGACTCCGTCGTCGCGGCCGAGCCCACCTCCGACGCGTCCGACGGCGTGACGACGGACGCGGCCTCGCGAACCGGCGCGACTGAACCGGCGGACGCGTCGGACCAGTCACCGGGCGGCGAATCCAGCGAGGATAGCGCAACTGGGTCCGAACCGGTCGCGGACGACGCGGCGACGGCGGCCGGCCGGTCGGAGTCGTTCGACGAGACCGATATCGGGCCGGACGAGGGCGACGGGGACGCCGCGGCCGGTGCATCCGAGGCGACCGGGACCGGACGGGACGCCTCACCCGCGAACCGACCGGCCCCCGGAGCGGGCGATCGAGCGGACGCCGACGGTCGGGCGGAACCCGACGACCGCCCGGATGCGGACGATCCGACGGGGCATGCGGACCCCGGCGCCGATCGAGCGGCCGGGCCTCGAACGGGGGCCGAACCCGAGGCGGACGCGAGCGAGGGAGAACACGACGAGCGATTCAAAGAGGAAGCGCGCTGGCGGGAGACGCGTCAGATTCCGTCGATCGATCCGGAGAACTCCCGGCCGGATCCGAGCGCCGGACGCGAGCGACGGGCGCCGTCGGAGCGATCGCAGACGACCGAACCCGCCCGGCCGGCGGACGGCCAGTCTCCCGAACCCGCCGAGGGAGCCGACACCGGCTCGGTCGCCGACGGTTCCGCCACCGATACGGTCGCCTCGACTGACCGCGCGCTGCGGTCGGACATGCTCGAACGCGAGGACAAGATCGACCGCCTGACCCAGCGCGTCACCGAGATCGAGGCCGAGAAGGACGAACTCGAGGCCGAGCGCGACCGGTTGGCCGGCGAGAACGAGGAACTCAGAGAACGCATCGCCGACCTGGAATCGCAGCTCCGGTCCCTCGAAGCTGAACGCGATTCCCAGCGGGCGTCGGCCGGCGGTCACGGATCCCGGGCGGGGTCGGCCGGCGTCGACGGCTCCCCGGAGACGGGTTCGCCCGCGGCGACCGGTTCGGCGACGCTCACACCGGCCGAGGCCCTCGCCGGGACGAACGTCTTCGTTCGGTACGCCTCGAAGAGTCAGCCGACCCTCGAGGCGGCCCACGACGGCGACGGGAGCCGGAGCGACGTCGTCGAGAACCTCCAGCTCGAGCGCCACACGGGCTTCGACGCGAGCCGGGCGACCGTCGGGGACGCGTCCTACGACGAGTTCCTCGAGGGGACGGTCCAGTATCGATTCGTCCGCTGGCTCGTCGAGACGGCCCTGTTCGAGATCAGGGAGACCGGCAACGCAGCCGGGCTCGCCGACCTGTACGACGCGATCCCGCGGATCGACCGCGTCGAACTCGACGCGACCATCTCCCTCGAGGACGACGACACCGAGAACGTCCCCGATCGCGTCACCTTCGACCTGGCCGCGTTCGACAAGCGAGGGACGCCCCTCGTCGTGGCCAACTGCAACGACTCGCGCGACCCGGCCGATCGATCGATGCTCGAGTCGCTCGAGGCCGAGGCCTCGGCCGTCTGTGCGAACTACCCGGCCCTCGGCGGCGCGGTCGCGGTCACGTCGAGCTTCTTCGAACCAGGCGCGCTCGAATTCGCCGAGGAGGCGACCAGCAGCGGCCTGCTCAACCGCAGTTCGAAGCGCAGCCACGTGAGCCTCTCGCGCAAGCAGGGCTATCACTTCTGTCTGGTCGAGTCGAGAAGCGGCGGCTTCCACGTCACCGTCCCCGAGCTGTAG
- a CDS encoding type II/IV secretion system ATPase subunit: protein MDNQDPPDDGDPLDAAATASTPSDVDRTGATDGRLDRLKRRIGYALDVLRGSRLDVERYDPTRHEPLVSYAVPEGLREVDRYWVNAPFAFVSICYDPDDNAHRYTVVEPSLTEEEAALLEMVLEDVRDPLLYRDDDHPDVETRLWDAVVDLLERYGVDIGVETFYRLYYYVHRDFQGYSRLDPIMKDPHVEDISCDGYDLPIFVYHDEYTDVATTVSFEQASLDQFVVRLAQRSGRHISIGDPMVETTLPDGSRAELALGQEVTPRGSAFTIRKYADEPFTPVDLIEYGTFNVTQLAYLWLAIEHNKSLIFAGGTASGKTTSMNAVSMFIPPRSKILTIEDTRELTLYHDNWLSSITRERIHEGTDVTMYDLLRSALRHRPEYIAVGEVRGEEAITLFQAMNTGHTTYSTMHADSVQTVINRLENEPINVPRAMVQSLDILSIQKLTRLEDGERVRRNAVLAEIEGIDQRTGELDYSTAFTWDGDSDTFEESGSTLLGEIRENRGWSERELRVERKNREAFLAYVHEQDISDYRRFTALVNEYYADKPTVLERIGRGDAIEDSPAGRTESGDGGPDDGGDTADPNGGPTTAPTGDGSTEPAGDGPTDPAGDDGATALASESAGSPPTQRRAGENS, encoded by the coding sequence ATGGACAACCAGGACCCCCCAGACGACGGCGATCCCCTCGACGCCGCCGCGACCGCGTCGACGCCGTCCGACGTCGACCGGACCGGCGCGACTGACGGTCGACTCGACCGGCTCAAGCGCCGCATCGGCTACGCGCTCGACGTCCTCCGAGGCTCGCGTCTCGACGTCGAGCGCTACGATCCGACGAGACACGAACCGCTGGTTTCCTACGCGGTCCCCGAGGGGCTTCGAGAGGTCGACCGCTACTGGGTGAACGCCCCGTTCGCGTTCGTTTCGATCTGCTACGACCCTGACGACAACGCCCACCGGTACACCGTCGTCGAACCGTCACTCACGGAGGAAGAAGCCGCCCTGCTCGAAATGGTCCTCGAGGACGTTCGGGATCCGCTGCTCTATCGAGACGACGATCACCCCGACGTCGAGACGCGACTGTGGGATGCGGTGGTGGACCTCCTCGAGCGCTACGGCGTCGATATCGGCGTCGAAACCTTCTACCGATTGTACTACTACGTCCACCGGGATTTCCAGGGGTACAGCCGGCTCGACCCGATCATGAAGGACCCGCACGTCGAGGACATCTCGTGCGACGGCTACGACCTGCCGATCTTCGTCTACCACGACGAGTACACCGACGTCGCGACGACCGTCTCGTTCGAGCAGGCCTCGCTCGACCAGTTCGTCGTCCGGCTTGCCCAGCGCTCCGGCCGACACATCTCGATCGGCGATCCGATGGTCGAGACGACGCTGCCCGACGGCTCCCGGGCCGAACTCGCGCTGGGTCAGGAGGTGACGCCGCGCGGATCCGCCTTCACAATCCGAAAGTACGCCGACGAGCCGTTCACGCCCGTCGACCTGATCGAGTACGGGACGTTCAACGTCACGCAGCTCGCGTACCTCTGGCTGGCCATCGAGCACAACAAGAGCCTGATCTTCGCCGGCGGGACGGCCTCCGGAAAGACGACGAGCATGAACGCCGTCTCGATGTTCATCCCGCCCAGGTCGAAGATCCTCACCATCGAGGACACGCGCGAACTCACGCTCTATCACGACAACTGGCTCTCCTCGATCACCAGGGAGCGCATCCACGAGGGCACCGACGTCACGATGTACGACCTGCTGCGCTCGGCGCTGCGCCACCGCCCGGAGTACATCGCCGTCGGCGAGGTCCGCGGCGAGGAGGCCATCACGCTCTTCCAGGCGATGAACACCGGCCACACGACGTACTCGACGATGCACGCGGACTCCGTCCAGACGGTCATCAACCGGCTGGAGAACGAGCCGATCAACGTGCCGCGGGCGATGGTCCAGAGCCTGGACATCCTCTCGATCCAGAAACTCACGCGCCTCGAAGACGGCGAGCGCGTCCGCCGGAACGCGGTTCTGGCGGAGATCGAGGGGATCGACCAGCGAACCGGCGAACTCGACTACTCGACGGCGTTCACGTGGGACGGCGACTCGGACACGTTCGAGGAGTCGGGCAGCACCCTCCTCGGCGAGATCCGCGAGAACCGCGGCTGGAGCGAGCGGGAGTTGCGCGTCGAGCGCAAGAACCGCGAGGCGTTCCTGGCGTACGTTCACGAGCAGGACATCTCCGATTATCGCCGGTTCACGGCGCTCGTCAACGAGTACTACGCCGACAAGCCCACCGTCCTCGAACGCATCGGCCGCGGCGATGCGATCGAGGATTCGCCCGCCGGCCGCACCGAGTCGGGCGACGGCGGTCCCGACGACGGCGGCGACACGGCCGATCCGAACGGCGGCCCGACGACAGCGCCGACTGGCGACGGGTCGACGGAGCCGGCCGGCGACGGACCGACGGACCCGGCCGGGGACGACGGGGCGACGGCGCTCGCCAGCGAGTCTGCGGGCTCGCCACCGACGCAGAGACGGGCCGGTGAGAACTCGTGA
- a CDS encoding DUF998 domain-containing protein, producing the protein MGSYWRLQTACGAIAAALVIGVILVSSWLAEPSTFAWRHRALSDMGRADARTFALFNGGLAGAGVLGIGFVPRVQDLSQNRLQRLGAIALAGSLAGLAGAGVFFLDHSRVYLPIDLHAPAAIATFTLAPVAAIGFGVGAWEADQRRLAAGSILAGAIPVASWLLWLAGAVRGARDWFSVPELVATVSLAAWLALLVDRSRRSGPTGE; encoded by the coding sequence ATGGGTTCGTACTGGCGGCTGCAGACCGCGTGCGGTGCGATCGCCGCGGCCCTCGTGATCGGCGTCATCCTGGTCTCGAGCTGGCTGGCCGAGCCGTCGACGTTCGCCTGGCGCCACCGGGCGCTCTCGGACATGGGCCGAGCCGACGCCCGCACGTTCGCCCTGTTCAACGGCGGGCTCGCCGGCGCGGGCGTACTCGGCATCGGCTTCGTTCCGCGCGTCCAAGACCTGTCGCAAAATCGCCTCCAGCGCCTCGGCGCGATCGCACTCGCCGGGTCGCTCGCGGGGCTCGCGGGCGCCGGCGTCTTCTTCCTCGATCACTCGCGCGTCTACCTGCCGATCGACCTCCACGCGCCGGCTGCCATCGCGACGTTCACGCTGGCGCCGGTCGCGGCGATCGGCTTCGGCGTCGGCGCCTGGGAGGCCGACCAGCGACGACTCGCCGCGGGCTCGATTCTTGCGGGGGCGATCCCGGTCGCCTCCTGGCTCCTGTGGCTCGCCGGCGCCGTCCGCGGTGCTCGGGACTGGTTCAGCGTCCCCGAACTCGTCGCGACGGTCAGCCTGGCCGCGTGGCTCGCGTTGCTCGTCGACCGGAGTCGCCGCAGTGGACCGACCGGAGAGTGA
- a CDS encoding adenylosuccinate synthase: protein MTVTIVGSQLGDEGKGGVVDIYGDGADVVVRYQGGDNAGHTVVLGEETYKLSLVPSGAVRGTVGVLGNGCVVNPETLFEEIDALRERGLDPDVRVAERAHVILPYHRVLDGIEEEAKDDLAAGTTKRGIGPTYEDKAGRRGVRVGDLLDPEVLRERLEYVVPQKRALASEVYGVDPDEAFDVDALFETYREYGERLADEEMTVNCSDYLNRRLDDGDDVVFEGAQGTALDIDYGVYPYVTSSNPSAGGVAVGAGVAPAVVGDGDVIGIVKAYLSRVGTGPLPTELGGVEGQTPGYDGPADADDEAESLAAYIRDEGGEYGTVTGRPRRVGWLDMPMLRHAARTSGFTGIVVNHVDTLAGLDEVTVGHSYTMTTRDGETRELDTMPPTTEQWARCEANLRTFDGWPDVDWADVVDAGWEGLPEAARTYLTYVSEELDVDLYAVGVGPGREETIVLEDPFD, encoded by the coding sequence ATGACCGTTACTATCGTCGGGTCGCAACTCGGCGACGAAGGGAAGGGCGGCGTCGTCGACATCTACGGCGACGGGGCGGACGTCGTCGTGCGATACCAGGGCGGGGATAACGCGGGCCACACCGTCGTTCTCGGCGAGGAGACGTACAAGCTCTCGCTCGTTCCCTCCGGCGCCGTCCGCGGGACGGTCGGCGTCCTCGGCAACGGCTGCGTGGTCAACCCCGAGACGCTGTTCGAGGAGATCGACGCCCTCCGCGAGCGCGGCCTCGATCCCGACGTTCGCGTTGCCGAACGCGCCCACGTGATCCTGCCGTACCACCGCGTGCTGGACGGCATCGAGGAGGAAGCGAAGGACGATCTCGCCGCGGGAACCACCAAGCGCGGCATCGGCCCGACGTACGAGGACAAGGCCGGCCGCCGCGGCGTGCGGGTCGGCGACCTCCTCGATCCCGAGGTGCTGCGCGAGCGCCTGGAGTACGTCGTTCCGCAAAAGCGGGCGCTGGCCAGCGAGGTCTACGGCGTCGACCCCGACGAGGCGTTCGACGTCGACGCACTCTTCGAGACCTACCGCGAGTACGGCGAGCGGCTCGCCGACGAGGAGATGACGGTCAACTGCAGTGACTACCTGAACCGGCGCCTCGACGACGGCGACGACGTCGTCTTCGAAGGGGCCCAGGGGACGGCGCTGGACATCGACTACGGCGTCTACCCCTACGTCACCTCGTCGAACCCGAGCGCGGGCGGGGTCGCGGTCGGCGCCGGCGTCGCGCCCGCCGTCGTCGGCGACGGCGACGTGATCGGGATCGTGAAGGCCTACCTCTCGCGGGTCGGCACGGGGCCGCTCCCGACCGAACTCGGCGGCGTCGAGGGACAGACGCCGGGCTACGACGGCCCGGCCGACGCGGACGACGAGGCGGAGTCGCTCGCGGCCTACATCCGCGACGAGGGCGGCGAGTACGGCACCGTCACCGGTCGGCCGCGACGCGTCGGCTGGCTCGATATGCCGATGCTCCGTCACGCCGCGCGGACGAGCGGCTTCACCGGTATCGTCGTCAACCACGTCGACACGCTCGCCGGCCTCGACGAGGTAACGGTCGGCCATTCCTACACGATGACGACCCGCGACGGCGAGACCCGGGAGCTCGATACAATGCCGCCGACGACCGAACAGTGGGCGCGCTGCGAAGCGAACCTGCGGACGTTCGACGGCTGGCCGGACGTCGACTGGGCCGACGTCGTCGACGCCGGCTGGGAGGGCCTCCCGGAGGCGGCGCGGACGTACCTGACGTACGTCAGCGAGGAACTCGACGTCGACCTCTACGCCGTCGGCGTCGGCCCGGGTCGCGAGGAGACGATCGTCCTCGAAGATCCGTTTGACTGA
- a CDS encoding type II secretion system F family protein produces the protein MSSVNFLPLVVALSLLIPLAAARVHEPTDRVVTRLAIYAFGDYVDEFRDEHPNRRHALRAAHVTDTYREHGARTLAVASVAAVVGSVAGIYAIWGVLTVLSIEPDVLRESLPSMLAFLADLGGVPTLSPSELFVLFLASATTLGVVAGVGTYWFRWWYPSYLAGRRARAIEATLPSTVAFCYALSRSGMEFPTVLRIVARNGDTYGAAAAEFDVAVRNMDTFGTDVTEALQTMGRRTSSTQFKEFTENLVSVLQSGHSLSSFLERQYHDYREEAESQQESILNILATLAEAYVTVLVAGPLFLITILVVLGISMGNTMAPLRALIYVLLPLGNLAFVVYLSMVTDSINPGDVSSGPPDDRGAESATPALPDGGVERDPSATAAPASPVDPRAGRPEANLARLRFYRRVRRVRTLLGRPLRSIVDRPVRLLLVTVPIALAAVGSRLHLALESGPAAIDDIVILAGLFVTGTFAIVYEIHRRRIDAIEAAVPDLLDRLASLNEAGMSIVAAVKRVGDSDLGALDADIDRLRGDVRFGADLGTAFRRFERRIRTRSVSRMVTLLTEAMNASGNLTTVLRIASRQAAADLRLERERKQTMTEYMVVVYVSFLVFVFIIAVLTAYLLPSLPTDAAAEAAANDAAADSPFANMGDGARETYDMLFYHAAVIQGATSGFVAGQLATGDVRAGAKHASIMTLVALLLFTLVL, from the coding sequence GTGAGTAGCGTGAATTTCCTGCCGCTCGTGGTCGCGCTGTCACTGCTGATTCCGCTCGCAGCGGCGCGCGTCCACGAACCGACGGATCGCGTCGTCACCCGACTGGCCATCTACGCCTTCGGCGATTACGTCGACGAGTTCCGCGACGAGCACCCGAACCGACGTCACGCCTTACGGGCGGCCCACGTCACCGATACGTATCGCGAACACGGAGCCCGGACGCTCGCCGTCGCGTCGGTCGCCGCGGTCGTCGGGAGCGTCGCCGGCATCTACGCCATCTGGGGCGTGCTCACCGTCCTCTCGATCGAACCGGACGTGCTGCGCGAGTCGCTCCCATCGATGCTCGCGTTTCTGGCGGATCTCGGCGGCGTCCCCACGCTGTCGCCGTCGGAGCTCTTCGTCCTCTTTCTGGCGTCGGCGACGACACTCGGCGTCGTCGCGGGTGTCGGCACCTACTGGTTTCGGTGGTGGTACCCGTCGTACCTCGCCGGCCGCCGGGCCCGGGCGATCGAGGCGACGCTCCCTTCGACGGTCGCCTTCTGCTACGCGCTCTCCCGGAGCGGGATGGAGTTCCCGACGGTGTTGCGGATCGTCGCTCGCAACGGCGACACCTACGGCGCGGCCGCGGCGGAGTTCGACGTCGCGGTCAGGAACATGGACACCTTCGGCACCGACGTCACCGAGGCGTTGCAAACGATGGGCCGCCGGACCTCGAGTACACAGTTCAAGGAGTTCACCGAGAACCTGGTCAGCGTGCTCCAGAGCGGCCACAGCCTCTCGTCGTTTCTCGAACGCCAGTACCACGACTATCGCGAGGAGGCCGAGTCCCAGCAGGAGAGCATCCTCAATATCCTGGCGACGCTGGCGGAGGCCTACGTCACCGTCCTGGTGGCCGGCCCGCTGTTCCTGATCACGATCCTCGTCGTCCTGGGGATCTCGATGGGGAATACGATGGCGCCGCTCCGGGCGCTCATCTACGTCCTCCTGCCGCTCGGCAATCTCGCGTTCGTGGTCTACCTCAGCATGGTCACCGACTCGATCAATCCGGGGGACGTTTCGTCGGGGCCACCGGACGATCGAGGCGCCGAGTCCGCGACGCCCGCGCTTCCCGACGGCGGCGTCGAACGTGACCCGTCCGCGACCGCGGCGCCGGCGTCCCCGGTCGATCCGCGGGCCGGGCGGCCCGAGGCGAACCTGGCTCGCCTCCGATTCTATCGGCGGGTTCGACGCGTCAGGACTCTCCTGGGGCGCCCACTCCGGTCGATCGTGGACCGGCCGGTTCGGCTCCTCCTGGTGACGGTTCCGATCGCCCTCGCGGCCGTCGGGTCGCGCCTCCACCTCGCGCTCGAGTCCGGACCCGCGGCGATCGACGATATCGTGATCCTCGCGGGCCTGTTCGTCACGGGCACGTTCGCGATCGTCTACGAGATCCACCGCCGCCGGATCGACGCGATCGAGGCGGCCGTCCCCGACCTGCTCGATCGCCTCGCGAGTCTGAACGAGGCGGGCATGTCGATCGTCGCCGCCGTCAAGCGCGTCGGCGACTCCGACCTGGGCGCGCTCGACGCCGACATCGATCGCCTCAGGGGCGACGTCCGCTTCGGCGCCGACCTCGGGACGGCGTTTCGGCGATTCGAACGCCGCATCCGCACGCGGTCGGTTTCGCGGATGGTGACGCTGCTGACCGAGGCGATGAACGCGAGCGGCAACCTCACGACCGTGCTCCGGATCGCCTCGCGCCAGGCGGCCGCCGACCTCCGCCTCGAGCGCGAGCGCAAGCAGACGATGACCGAGTACATGGTCGTCGTCTACGTCTCGTTCCTCGTCTTCGTCTTCATCATCGCCGTGCTGACGGCGTACCTCCTGCCGAGCCTGCCGACCGACGCGGCCGCCGAAGCCGCCGCGAACGACGCGGCCGCCGACAGCCCGTTCGCGAACATGGGCGACGGCGCTCGCGAGACCTACGACATGCTCTTCTACCACGCGGCGGTGATCCAGGGGGCGACGTCCGGCTTCGTCGCGGGCCAGCTCGCGACGGGGGACGTCCGGGCGGGCGCGAAGCACGCCTCGATCATGACGCTCGTCGCGCTCCTGCTATTCACGCTGGTGTTATGA
- a CDS encoding UPF0058 family protein, translating into MHKDELLELHAELVIIMEYFDDREDVEDGLFDAYRQLDVDPGDAHKSKSEHKHAVFVLGNALANAISSDEFSSAGRIGKRMQELADDAESKI; encoded by the coding sequence ATGCATAAGGACGAGCTGCTGGAGCTCCACGCCGAACTGGTCATCATCATGGAGTACTTCGACGACCGGGAGGACGTCGAGGACGGGCTCTTCGACGCGTACCGCCAGCTCGACGTGGATCCCGGCGACGCACACAAGTCAAAGAGCGAACACAAACACGCCGTCTTCGTGCTCGGAAACGCCCTCGCGAACGCCATCAGCAGCGACGAGTTCTCGAGCGCGGGCCGGATCGGCAAGCGCATGCAGGAACTGGCCGACGACGCGGAATCGAAGATCTAG